A region of the Elusimicrobiota bacterium genome:
GTGTGTCTTATCCTGGCGGGTACCTATACATATTTTGGCTACCATGTCGTTCGTCGCGGAGTAATCTTTGTTGACCTTGCACTTGCCCAGGTCGCTGCTTTGGGCGCGTGTGTCGGGGTTTTACTGGGATGGGGCGCGGACAAATTTCCTTTTCAGAACTATCTTATTTCATTGGGATTTACCATGATCGGCGCTCTGCTTTTTGTGCTTTTCAGGAGCAAACGCGAAAAAGTCCCGATAGAAGCGCTTATCGGCATCACTTATGCCGGTGCGATCGCTCTTTCTCTTATTGTTTTGGAACGGTCAGTCTCAGGAACCGAAGATATAAAAGAGATGCTCGCGGGTTCTATCCTTACCGTAGCTCCGAAACAACTTCTTTTCATCGCGATACTTTGCGCGATCGTAGTAGCAATACACTGGTTTGCGCGAAGGCGGGTTTTTGCGGTAACCGCAGACCCCATAGAAGCGCAAAATAAGGGCATTCGGATATGGTGGTGGGATTTTGTTTTTTATGTCACATTTGGATTTGTAGTTACGTCTTCGGTAAAAGTGGTGGGCGTGCTTTTGGTGTTTGCTTTCCTCATAATTCCCGCAGTCGCTGCGATGATCGCCACGGAAAAAACTACGCGCCGAATCTTTTTCGGATGGATTTTTGGATTAGTGGGATGTATTGTCGGGATAGAAGCTTCTCTGAGGCTTGACTGGACTCCGGGGCCTACTATTGTCGCGGTTTTTCTTGTCATGCTCATCCTGTCCTGGATAGTTAAAAGAATATTTGTAAAAGAGTAACCCTGATCAACCCGAAGGGTTGGCAGGGATAAATAAAAGGAGGAATTATGAAAATTTGTATGCCGACGTCAACAAATGAGGGGAAGAAAGCAGTAGTTCATGGGCATTTTGGAAGCGCGCCGTATTTTACGATCTATGATACCGAAAAGGATTCTTACGAGGTCATAGATAACTCAAATCAGCATCATTCGCACGGCACATGCCATCCGATGGATTCTTTATCAGGGAAAAAAATTGATGCAGTAGTATGCGGCGGTATGGGAAGCCGTGCAGTTGAAAAACTGAACAAAAGCGGGATAAAAGCATACAGGGCTATACCGGGCACAGTTTCGGAATTGGTAGCCCAGTTCCTTAAAGGCGGCCTGAAAGAAATAACAGTTGAGAATTCCTGTATTCAGCATAATTGCCGTTAGTTTTTATAAACACTATATTAAATGATTAAGAAGAAAATAGATTATCATTGTATCTACGGGCCCGTTGCTTCGTGGCGGCTCGGAGTTTCTTTAGGCATTGACCCGATTTCAATGTCGTATAAGGTTTGTTCGTTTGACTGTTTGTATTGCCAAATCGGCAGAACAAAAGTTTTGAGCACAAAAAGAGAATGTTTTGCTACGACAGATGAAATAATAGGGGAACTCAAAACCATTACAAAAGAAGGCATTGACTACATAACTTTTGCAGGAGCGGGTGAACCGACGCTTGCAGGAAATCTGGGCAGGATAATACAAAAAGTAAAAGCTGTGCGTTTGGAAAAGGTTGCCGTTATAACTAATTCATCCATTCTTAATGATCCCGAGGTGCGTTCTGAGTTGCTTATGGCGGACAAAGTAATAGTTAAACTTGATGCGGCGGACGAAAAAACATTCAAAAAAATAAACAGACCTGCAAAAGAGGTTAAGTTTAAAAATATTTTGCAAGGTTTGCGCGACTTTAGAAAAGAGTTTAAAGGGGAGCTTGCTGTTCAAATAATGGTGATTAAAGAGAATAAGAAGTCGGCAAAGGAAATAGCAAAACTTGCTTATTCAATAAGTCCTGATGAGATACAAATTAATACACCATTGAGGCCGTGTCCGGTAGAACCGTTGGGCAAGAAGGAGATTACAGCAATAATAGAAGAATTTAAGATTTTATGCCCAAAGACGAGGATACTTTCGGTATATGGCCCGCGTGAAGAAATTAAAACTGAATCAATCAGCGGCAAAGATACTTTACGGAGAAGAGGCAAGCTTGTGTAAATGATATGTAGTTAAAAATTAATAAATGTCCGGCTATAAACTTAAAAAAACGGTATTTATGGTTGAACAATCAATAAAAATATTCATTACTTTGTTTTTAATTTTCATATTGTGCGCAAATACTGAAATAGTTGACGCACAAAGGATTGCACCAAAATCAGTTCAGCCGCAGCAGGTTGACAGAGCAAAACTTCTGGTCAATAATTTGGAAATGAGGCTTGCGCACCTGCAAAAACGAGTGACCGGCGCAGGTTTTTTTATAAAAAAGGTGAAAATGCGCGAAAACCTTTGGAAAATAGCCAGAAAAAGGGGATACAGTGTGCATTCAATTTTGGGGTGCAACCCGCAGATGGAAACCTATGATGTGCATATAAATGAACGCATACTTTTACCTTCAAGAGGAGGCACTCTCCATCAGATTCAAAAAGGGGACACATGGAAAAAAATAGCCGAACAATATGATATAGAAGAAAACGAACTTATTAAATTCAACGGAAATGTTGGAAAACTTAATTCGGGAGAATTTATTTTTGTTCCCGGGCGTATGCCGGACATTGACCTGATGAATCAAAAGTTAAGGGCAAAATACGAATTGCGCGAGATGTTTGTCTCGCCGCTGGGAGGCAGGTTAAGCAGTCCTTTCGGAAGGCGCCGCCATCCTGTTACCGGGAAACCAAGTTTTCACGGAGGAATTGATATCGCGGTTCGAGAAGGAACCTGGGTGGGCGCGGCGGCAGACGGTGTGGTCACTTTTGCGGGTAACGATGGGGGGCATTACGGCAAAGCGGTTTTCATCAGGCATCAAAATGGTTATGAAACGCAGTACGGGCACCTGTCAAAAATATATGTAAAGGTCGGCCAAAGGGTGAATGCCCGAAAGCTGATAGCAAGAAGCGGGTCCACCGGCCGGTCAACGGGGCCTCATTTGCATTTTACGATAAAAAGAAATGGTAAATTAGTTGACCCTTTGAAATTTCTCTGGTAAACTAACATAGAAACAGTGACAACACCTGCGTTTAAAGAAAAAGAAAAAGGAGGAAATTTATGCCGGATTTCGGAACGCCGTTTGCAGGATTGAAGAAGGACAGAAAGGTTACACCTGAAGAGCTTGTAAGAGCTATCCGATTTATGGTTGCCGCAGAATATGAGGCGATTCAGCTTTATATGCAGCTTGCGGAATCTACCGAAAACAAGCTTGCCCAGGAAGTCCTGAAAGATATTGCTGACGAGGAAAAAGTCCATGCGGGCGAGTTTTTGAGATTATTGAAGGAGCTTGCGCCGGATGAGGAAAACTTCTACAAGAAGGGCGCACAAGAAGTAGAAGAAGAAATCAAAAAGAAGCAATAAAAACGGCTTTTCGATGGGATGAAAGTTTGAATGATAGGATACTATTTCGATGAATACTGAAAAAATATTTCTTACCGATCTGGATGCGGGATTAAGCGGTACGGTAAAAGAAATCGCCGGCGGTTTCGGAGCAATCAGAAGACTCAGAGCGTTAGGGTTCGGAGTTGGCGATCATATTACCAAGCTGAGCGGAATGCATATGCGAGGCCCGGTGATTATTAAGGTACGCGGAACTCATATTGCCATAGGTTATGGTATAGCTTCCAAAATAATAGTTGAGGTTAAGAAGTGAAAAAAATACTTCTCTTAGGAAATCCCAATGTCGGGAAAAGTGCTTTTTTCTCCCGGTTGACCGGAGTTCACGTTATAACATCCAATTATCCCGGCACAACCGTTGAGTTTACCAAAGGGTATATGCTTTTAAACGGGGAAAAAACAGAAGTGATTGATGTCCCGGGCATATATACTCTTGAACCGACCTGTAAAGCTGAAGAAGTTGCATGCGAGATGTTGAAACAAGCGATACATGAAGAAATAAAAGGAAATTGCATTATTATAAATATAATAGATGCCACTAATTTGGAAAGGAATCTCTACCTCACTCTTGAACTTATGGAGCAAGAAATTCCGATTATTGCGGCATTGAACATGTGGGATGATACCAAACATCGCGGAATACATATTGAAATTGAGAAATTATCGCGCTGGCTCGGGGTTTCAGTGGTTCCAACGGTAGCGGTTACCGGCGAAGGTTTTCCAAAATTGATCGCTGAAATACCTAAAGCGGAAGCTCTGAAAGTGAGAAAACATACCTATGAGGAAAGATGGAAAGACATCGGCAAAGTCATTGGAGAGGTTCAGCATCTGGAACACAAGCATCACACTTTTTTTGAAAGAATACAAGATTTAACTGTTCATCCGTCAACAGGATTGATTATCGCAGGATTCATCGGTTACTTCTGTTTTATTGTTGTAAGGTTCATAGGCGAAACACTGATAAATTATCTGACCGATCCTTTCTTTAACAAAATTTGGCTTCCGATACTTCAAAAACTTGTGGCAATCCTGGGTTCAAAAGGAATTATTCATGATATTCTTATAGGAAAGCTTATCGGCGGCCAGATAGATTTTGTCCAGTCATTCGGTGTTTTGAGCACCGCTTTATATATTGAATTCGGGATCGTTCTGCCGTATATTATTGCATTTTACCTGGTGTTGGGACTTCTTGAAGACTCGGGATATCTTCCGCGATTAGCTGTTTTATTGGATACCTTTTTGCATAAAATCGGTCTTCACGGATTTGCCATAGTTCCCACGCTGCTAAGTTTCGGATGCAACGTCCCGGGCATCCTTTCAACCAGGATTCTTGAAAGCAAAAGAGAACGTTTCATCGCTTCAACACTTATTTCAATTGGGATACCCTGCGCGGCACTTCAGGCAATGATTTTCGGCATTTTAGGCAGGCACGGGACAGTTCCCGTTTTAATCGTATATGGAACTCTTTTTCTTGTTTGGGCAGTATTGGGATATATATTGAATAAGATTCTGCCGGGATTCAGCCCGGAACTTTTAATTGAAATACCTCCTTACCGGCTTCCCCCATTAACAATTATGGGGAAAAAATTATGGTGGCGGTCCAAAAAATTTCTGGCGGAGGCATTGCCGATTGTTACAGGCGGAGTATTGGTTGTAAATATTCTTTTTTTCCTGGGGATTTTTGATACTGTTACAAAATTAAGTGCGCCTGTTATTAGCAGCCTGTTGGGACTTCCAAAAGAAGCTGTGATTGCTATTTTAGTCGGATTTTTGAGAAAAGATGTGGCGGTTGGAATGCTGGTGCCGCTGAACCTGACAGTAAATCAGCTGATTGTTGCATGCGTGGTGCTTTCTATGTTTTTCCCCTGTATTGCAACATTTGTGGTTTTGTGGAAAGAGTTGGGCTTAAAAGATATGTTGAAATCAGTTTTGATAATGGTTATAAGTGCGCTTTTAACAGGCTGGCTTTTAAAAACAATTCTTTTATAGGCAATAAACTTTTACATGAGTTAAGCACTGGAAAAGCCAGCAAATATACGCTTAAGAGCTAGAAAAATACGCACAGAGCCGTGCATATCCGTGCGCAAACCGAGCGTAAGGCGTGCATAAACCGTGCATATTTGAGTTCATATCGCCTGAAAATACGCACGCTCAATAATACGCACGAATTTTACCAAGTATATCCCCCCGCTAGGCTTCAAAATAAGTAAATTCTTTGGTAAAATGTTTCGGCAGTTTTGAAAAAGCGAGAAAATTGATCATTGGGGAAGTGGGGAAGGGGGGCAATAAAGCAGACTGGCCCTTGCCCGCCCAACCTAGGTGGCTGTACCGTGAACCTTTTTTCTACTGCAA
Encoded here:
- a CDS encoding metal ABC transporter permease produces the protein VCLILAGTYTYFGYHVVRRGVIFVDLALAQVAALGACVGVLLGWGADKFPFQNYLISLGFTMIGALLFVLFRSKREKVPIEALIGITYAGAIALSLIVLERSVSGTEDIKEMLAGSILTVAPKQLLFIAILCAIVVAIHWFARRRVFAVTADPIEAQNKGIRIWWWDFVFYVTFGFVVTSSVKVVGVLLVFAFLIIPAVAAMIATEKTTRRIFFGWIFGLVGCIVGIEASLRLDWTPGPTIVAVFLVMLILSWIVKRIFVKE
- a CDS encoding NifB/NifX family molybdenum-iron cluster-binding protein: MKICMPTSTNEGKKAVVHGHFGSAPYFTIYDTEKDSYEVIDNSNQHHSHGTCHPMDSLSGKKIDAVVCGGMGSRAVEKLNKSGIKAYRAIPGTVSELVAQFLKGGLKEITVENSCIQHNCR
- a CDS encoding radical SAM protein, translated to MIKKKIDYHCIYGPVASWRLGVSLGIDPISMSYKVCSFDCLYCQIGRTKVLSTKRECFATTDEIIGELKTITKEGIDYITFAGAGEPTLAGNLGRIIQKVKAVRLEKVAVITNSSILNDPEVRSELLMADKVIVKLDAADEKTFKKINRPAKEVKFKNILQGLRDFRKEFKGELAVQIMVIKENKKSAKEIAKLAYSISPDEIQINTPLRPCPVEPLGKKEITAIIEEFKILCPKTRILSVYGPREEIKTESISGKDTLRRRGKLV
- a CDS encoding LysM peptidoglycan-binding domain-containing M23 family metallopeptidase; the encoded protein is MSGYKLKKTVFMVEQSIKIFITLFLIFILCANTEIVDAQRIAPKSVQPQQVDRAKLLVNNLEMRLAHLQKRVTGAGFFIKKVKMRENLWKIARKRGYSVHSILGCNPQMETYDVHINERILLPSRGGTLHQIQKGDTWKKIAEQYDIEENELIKFNGNVGKLNSGEFIFVPGRMPDIDLMNQKLRAKYELREMFVSPLGGRLSSPFGRRRHPVTGKPSFHGGIDIAVREGTWVGAAADGVVTFAGNDGGHYGKAVFIRHQNGYETQYGHLSKIYVKVGQRVNARKLIARSGSTGRSTGPHLHFTIKRNGKLVDPLKFLW
- a CDS encoding rubrerythrin, producing the protein MPDFGTPFAGLKKDRKVTPEELVRAIRFMVAAEYEAIQLYMQLAESTENKLAQEVLKDIADEEKVHAGEFLRLLKELAPDEENFYKKGAQEVEEEIKKKQ
- a CDS encoding FeoA family protein; translation: MNTEKIFLTDLDAGLSGTVKEIAGGFGAIRRLRALGFGVGDHITKLSGMHMRGPVIIKVRGTHIAIGYGIASKIIVEVKK
- a CDS encoding ferrous iron transporter B is translated as MKKILLLGNPNVGKSAFFSRLTGVHVITSNYPGTTVEFTKGYMLLNGEKTEVIDVPGIYTLEPTCKAEEVACEMLKQAIHEEIKGNCIIINIIDATNLERNLYLTLELMEQEIPIIAALNMWDDTKHRGIHIEIEKLSRWLGVSVVPTVAVTGEGFPKLIAEIPKAEALKVRKHTYEERWKDIGKVIGEVQHLEHKHHTFFERIQDLTVHPSTGLIIAGFIGYFCFIVVRFIGETLINYLTDPFFNKIWLPILQKLVAILGSKGIIHDILIGKLIGGQIDFVQSFGVLSTALYIEFGIVLPYIIAFYLVLGLLEDSGYLPRLAVLLDTFLHKIGLHGFAIVPTLLSFGCNVPGILSTRILESKRERFIASTLISIGIPCAALQAMIFGILGRHGTVPVLIVYGTLFLVWAVLGYILNKILPGFSPELLIEIPPYRLPPLTIMGKKLWWRSKKFLAEALPIVTGGVLVVNILFFLGIFDTVTKLSAPVISSLLGLPKEAVIAILVGFLRKDVAVGMLVPLNLTVNQLIVACVVLSMFFPCIATFVVLWKELGLKDMLKSVLIMVISALLTGWLLKTILL